The Eurosta solidaginis isolate ZX-2024a chromosome 4, ASM4086904v1, whole genome shotgun sequence genome includes a window with the following:
- the LOC137250309 gene encoding uncharacterized protein: MILGADVYSEILQNGLRKGPIHTPLAQATVFGWILSGSIAENPAMLSARVHYCSPDDEINTLIRRFWQQEEVTTLRSKLTPEEEACETHFQRTHTRTETGQYVVRLPLKQSVSALGDSRSNAVRILFSLNRRLNANPEYARMYTEFLNDYETSLHMSKVPDDYVPKSIIYYLPHHGVLRPSSTTTKLRVVFNGSARTMSGKSLSDIVYAGEKLQTDLRVVVHQDDWDLQRILWLSNGKLVEYHLRTVTYGQACAPFLALRAFKQLVIDEGHRFPLATPMLSLGRYVDDEFGEADSYTGVH; this comes from the coding sequence ATGATTCTAGGCGCTGACGTCTACTCCGAAATCTTACAAAATGGTCTTCGGAAAGGTCCAATACATACGCCGCTCGCGCAGGCTACAGTCTTTGGCTGGATTCTTTCTGGATCAATCGCAGAAAATCCAGCAATGCTTTCAGCCCGTGTTCATTATTGCTCGCCGGATGACGAAATAAATACTCTCATCCGAAGGTTTTGGCAACAGGAGGAGGTTACCACCCTAAGATCTAAGTTGACTCCAGAAGAGGAGGCGTGCGAAACGCATTTCCAAAGGACGCACACACGCACCGAAACTGGACAGTACGTTGTCCGATTACCTCTGAAACAATCCGTTTCAGCATTAGGGGATTCACGATCAAACGCTGTTCGTATCCTATTTTCTTTAAATCGACGACTGAACGCCAACCCGGAATACGCCCGAATGTATACCGAATTTTTGAACGATTACGAAACCAGTCTTCACATGTCCAAAGTCCCTGATGACTACGTACCTAAATCAATCATATATTATTTGCCTCATCATGGTGTGCTCCGACCATCCAGTACGACTACGAAACTACGAGTTGTTTTTAATGGTTCAGCTCGAACAATGAGCGGCAAGTCACTCAGCGACATAGTTTACGCCGGGGAAAAACTCCAAACTGATCTTCGCGTCGTGGTTCACCAGGATGATTGGGATTTACAGAGAATACTATGGTTGTCAAATGGGAAGTTAGTCGAATACCATCTCCGCACCGTAACTTATGGTCAAGCATGTGCACCCTTCTTAGCCCTAAGAGCATTTAAGCAGCTTGTGATTGACGAAGGACATCGATTTCCACTAGCGACTCCAATGCTATCACTCGGTCGATACGTAGACGACGAATTCGGTGAAGCTGACAGCTATACAGGAGTGCATTGA